In Campylobacter mucosalis, a single window of DNA contains:
- the cmoB gene encoding tRNA 5-methoxyuridine(34)/uridine 5-oxyacetic acid(34) synthase CmoB: MQEFLKLKQKELNTPKNLELLSMINSLNYECEAIFDDTITINFKDVCATQAQNIQNIATLLKPWRKGPFRLGELFIDTEWQSFIKFNLLKPHLNLTDKIVADVGCNNGYYMFKMLDFNPKKIVGFDPSIHTMLQFKFINQFVRSNIAYEPLGVEHLEKYGQKFDTIFCLGVIYHRSDPIKMLKELKNSLNTSGEVFLDTMYIDIEGEFALTPKNRYSKIPNIYFVPTIKALQNWCERAKFKDFEILATKPTDLNEQRKTEWIDGESLENFLDPNDDTKTIEGYPAPKRVYVKLKI, from the coding sequence TTGCAAGAGTTTTTAAAATTAAAACAAAAAGAGCTAAATACGCCTAAAAATTTAGAGCTTTTATCTATGATAAATTCGCTAAATTACGAGTGTGAAGCTATTTTTGATGATACTATAACTATAAATTTTAAAGATGTCTGTGCCACACAAGCACAAAACATACAAAACATAGCAACACTACTAAAGCCTTGGCGAAAGGGTCCGTTTAGACTTGGAGAGCTTTTTATCGATACGGAATGGCAAAGTTTTATAAAATTTAACCTTTTAAAGCCACATCTAAATTTAACAGATAAAATAGTCGCTGATGTGGGGTGTAACAACGGATATTATATGTTTAAAATGCTAGATTTTAATCCCAAAAAAATCGTAGGCTTTGACCCAAGTATCCACACAATGCTTCAATTTAAATTTATAAACCAATTTGTGCGATCAAATATCGCATACGAGCCACTTGGAGTTGAGCATTTAGAAAAATATGGGCAAAAATTTGACACGATTTTTTGCCTGGGGGTAATCTATCACAGAAGCGACCCAATAAAAATGCTAAAAGAGCTAAAAAACTCGTTAAATACGAGTGGAGAGGTGTTTTTAGATACTATGTATATTGATATTGAGGGCGAATTTGCTCTAACACCAAAAAATAGATACTCAAAAATTCCAAACATATACTTTGTACCAACGATAAAAGCCTTGCAAAACTGGTGTGAGAGAGCTAAATTTAAAGATTTTGAAATTTTAGCCACAAAACCAACGGACTTAAACGAACAGCGAAAAACAGAGTGGATAGATGGAGAGAGTCTAGAAAATTTCTTAGATCCAAATGACGATACCAAAACGATAGAGGGCTATCCTGCACCAAAGCGAGTCTATGTAAAACTTAAGATTTAA
- a CDS encoding transglutaminase-like domain-containing protein — translation MKRRDFFKATAVLGVVAGASSVAFADDIKVCKRRVFDVSFRHSLAEKGKVSKIWLPLMTSTDFHQLISDYKIDTNAKNYYVSDLSIPTLFAEFNEQNAFLNVNFRVQTFERNTDFSKVNFNENEKLSPQIEYFLKPTTQIPNSGIVKEFADKIVGDIKGDLEKARAIYTWVANTMQRDNSVIGCGRGDVKAILESGKLVGKCTDINSVFVGLCRAVNIPARELFGIRVGQSRFSNEMGKADENGFAKISGGQHCRAEFYLKGYGWIPVDPADVAKVRLGEKLSNTDAKLAKIREYLFGNWEMCWIGFNYGRDFDLKPLAEQRPINNFGYPYAEVDDNTLNYYSPKDFSYDYTAQESKI, via the coding sequence ATGAAAAGACGTGATTTTTTTAAGGCAACTGCTGTTTTAGGAGTGGTTGCAGGCGCTTCTAGTGTTGCTTTTGCTGACGATATAAAGGTTTGTAAACGGAGAGTTTTTGATGTGAGTTTTAGGCACTCTTTGGCTGAAAAGGGCAAGGTTAGCAAAATTTGGCTACCTTTGATGACTTCAACAGATTTTCATCAGTTAATTAGCGATTACAAGATTGATACAAATGCTAAAAACTACTACGTATCCGATCTATCGATACCTACACTATTTGCTGAGTTTAACGAGCAAAATGCGTTTTTAAACGTAAATTTCAGAGTTCAAACATTTGAGCGAAATACTGATTTTAGCAAAGTAAATTTTAATGAAAATGAGAAATTAAGCCCACAAATTGAGTATTTTTTAAAGCCAACTACACAAATTCCAAATAGTGGCATTGTTAAAGAATTTGCAGATAAAATTGTAGGCGATATAAAGGGCGATTTAGAAAAGGCTAGGGCGATTTATACTTGGGTTGCAAATACTATGCAACGCGATAATAGCGTGATTGGTTGCGGTAGAGGTGACGTAAAAGCTATATTAGAAAGCGGAAAGCTTGTTGGTAAATGCACCGATATAAATAGCGTATTTGTAGGGCTTTGCAGGGCGGTTAATATCCCGGCTCGTGAGCTTTTTGGAATTCGCGTAGGACAGAGTAGATTTTCAAATGAGATGGGGAAGGCTGATGAGAATGGTTTTGCTAAAATTTCAGGCGGTCAGCATTGCAGAGCTGAGTTTTACCTAAAAGGCTATGGTTGGATACCTGTTGATCCTGCTGATGTGGCAAAAGTGCGTCTTGGAGAAAAGCTAAGCAATACCGACGCTAAACTGGCTAAAATTCGCGAGTATTTATTTGGCAATTGGGAGATGTGCTGGATTGGTTTTAACTATGGACGTGATTTTGACCTAAAACCACTAGCTGAGCAACGCCCGATTAATAACTTTGGCTATCCATACGCAGAAGTTGATGACAACACCCTAAACTACTACTCGCCAAAGGATTTTAGCTATGATTACACAGCACAAGAAAGCAAAATTTGA
- a CDS encoding heavy-metal-associated domain-containing protein: MRKILLIISFASLLFADKNLTIKIDGIHCPLCTAVVRKAVLLVDGVKTAKADMKSKILTISADEGVSEDEILKSLKDVNYPGVIIK, from the coding sequence ATGCGTAAAATTTTACTGATTATATCTTTTGCTTCGCTGCTTTTTGCAGATAAAAATCTAACGATAAAAATAGACGGCATACATTGTCCGCTTTGCACTGCTGTGGTTAGAAAGGCGGTGCTTTTAGTTGATGGCGTTAAAACCGCTAAAGCTGATATGAAGAGTAAAATTTTAACCATTAGTGCAGATGAAGGCGTGAGTGAAGATGAAATTTTAAAATCACTAAAAGATGTAAATTATCCTGGTGTTATCATAAAATAA
- a CDS encoding M28 family peptidase — MQKNEVLSKFERLCGIPHCSYDTDAMRDFLADFARSNGCRVVVDELGNIHAIKGEPKICLQSHYDMVCMGDAPNVVVEYGSDGFMRAKNSSLGADNGIGVAMMMQMIAEFKNIECLFTNNEEVGLIGANGFLGRLVSKKLLNLDSEDDNEVVTGCAGGVNVFTSIDVSQSEEALGDVYEVVVSGYPGGHSGNEIHKDIPNAIKILAQFVRKSGAKLSFIEGGERSNSIPTSAKAIIVNKSEPKSDNPHIKISALNQSARVLKNGDKILSLINAFSQGVRGYNTELNLPNDSVNLSLLKFDGKTAELEFFARSMTWDGLHRLDFEISELALGLGFSVCSKDRSVPWKPEPDEFANSVLDELKKLRPNAKLAAIHAGLECGVIRDKYDDMEACSIGPNIYSPHSTREKCEVASVDIITQVVRNIVAKYQ, encoded by the coding sequence ATGCAAAAAAACGAGGTTTTAAGTAAATTTGAGAGGCTTTGTGGGATACCACATTGTAGCTATGACACGGACGCTATGCGTGATTTTTTGGCTGATTTTGCTAGGTCTAATGGATGCAGAGTGGTTGTCGATGAGCTTGGCAACATCCACGCCATAAAAGGTGAGCCAAAAATTTGCTTACAAAGTCACTACGATATGGTCTGTATGGGCGATGCACCAAATGTAGTGGTCGAGTATGGTAGTGACGGTTTTATGCGTGCTAAAAACTCATCTTTAGGTGCTGATAACGGCATTGGCGTTGCGATGATGATGCAAATGATTGCTGAGTTTAAAAATATAGAGTGTTTATTTACAAACAACGAAGAGGTCGGGCTTATCGGTGCAAATGGCTTTTTGGGTAGGCTTGTTAGCAAAAAGCTTTTAAATTTAGATAGCGAAGATGATAATGAGGTGGTAACTGGCTGTGCTGGTGGCGTAAATGTCTTTACTAGTATCGATGTAAGCCAAAGTGAAGAGGCTTTGGGCGATGTTTATGAAGTTGTGGTAAGTGGCTATCCTGGTGGACATTCTGGAAACGAGATACACAAAGATATACCAAATGCGATAAAAATTCTAGCCCAATTCGTGCGTAAAAGTGGTGCAAAACTCTCTTTTATCGAGGGTGGCGAAAGAAGCAACTCGATACCAACAAGTGCAAAAGCGATCATCGTAAACAAAAGTGAGCCAAAAAGCGACAATCCACACATAAAAATATCGGCTCTTAATCAGAGTGCTAGAGTCTTAAAAAATGGCGATAAAATTTTATCTTTAATAAACGCATTTTCGCAAGGAGTAAGAGGCTACAACACAGAGCTTAATCTCCCAAATGATAGCGTAAATTTATCCCTTTTAAAATTTGATGGCAAGACGGCAGAGCTTGAGTTTTTTGCTAGATCTATGACTTGGGATGGTTTGCATAGGCTTGATTTTGAGATTAGTGAGCTTGCATTGGGGCTCGGATTTAGCGTGTGTAGTAAGGATAGATCTGTGCCTTGGAAGCCAGAGCCAGATGAATTTGCTAATTCTGTATTAGATGAGCTTAAAAAGTTGCGTCCAAATGCAAAACTAGCTGCCATACACGCTGGGCTTGAGTGCGGTGTGATTCGCGATAAGTACGATGATATGGAGGCTTGCTCTATCGGACCAAATATCTACTCACCACACTCAACAAGAGAAAAGTGTGAAGTGGCTTCTGTTGATATAATAACGCAAGTTGTAAGAAATATAGTAGCAAAATATCAATGA
- the rpoD gene encoding RNA polymerase sigma factor RpoD, which yields MSTSKEIFTQIEELFAENSKGFVTYEKLIKLFDKAPTATAVKKIETLAKTHKVQLISAAQIAKMRNLADAKKRQKEAEKSQDVDIDDEFDLTGDTDFLEWSRSDSPVRMYLREMGQIALLTKDEEIEISKKIELGEDIIIDAFCSVPFLIDFILDYKEPLINRERRVKELFKSFEDENEEEEDDIDSDEDEENEDEADAKPKKNLKNDKRAEKVIESFKALEKAKKEWLKTANKQTDIDETDILANLTLAFKKKILKDKLMDLGPTSKLISEIVKSMETALKSDDEFDRELKRLEYRLPMFSDELKKNHKGILKDILKLNKEDIIARVPEATMVSTYVEIKKLFQTKEASKSGFNLEPAKLKEVLEQIKRGKKISDEAKARMAKSNLRLVVSIAKRYTNRGLPFLDLIQEGNIGLMKAVDKFEYRKGYKFSTYATWWIRQAISRAIADQARTIRIPIHMIETINRINKINRKYMQEEGKEPDVSVIAAEVGLSIDKVKQVIKITKEPISLEAPIANEDDGKFGDFVEDKSSLSPMDHILKNDLREQIDDVLSQLNEREKAVICMRFGLLEDESDRTLEEIGKALNVTRERVRQIESSAIKKLKHPKVGRKLKNYIEG from the coding sequence ATGAGCACATCTAAAGAAATTTTTACCCAAATAGAAGAGCTATTTGCTGAAAATTCAAAGGGCTTTGTAACGTATGAAAAACTTATAAAACTATTTGACAAAGCACCTACAGCAACGGCAGTAAAAAAGATAGAAACTCTTGCAAAAACACATAAAGTTCAACTAATAAGTGCCGCACAAATAGCAAAAATGCGTAACTTAGCAGACGCCAAAAAACGCCAAAAAGAGGCAGAAAAATCTCAAGATGTGGATATAGACGATGAGTTTGACCTAACTGGCGATACAGACTTTTTAGAGTGGTCACGCTCAGATAGTCCTGTGCGTATGTATCTGCGTGAAATGGGACAGATTGCACTTCTTACAAAAGATGAAGAGATTGAAATTTCAAAGAAGATCGAGCTTGGCGAAGACATCATAATAGACGCATTTTGTTCGGTGCCATTTTTGATCGACTTCATACTTGATTATAAAGAACCGCTTATAAATCGCGAACGCCGTGTAAAAGAGCTATTTAAGAGCTTTGAAGATGAAAATGAGGAAGAAGAGGACGATATCGACTCAGATGAAGATGAAGAAAACGAGGACGAAGCAGACGCCAAGCCAAAGAAAAATTTAAAAAACGACAAACGTGCAGAAAAGGTAATTGAAAGCTTTAAAGCACTAGAAAAAGCAAAAAAAGAGTGGTTAAAAACAGCAAATAAACAAACCGACATAGATGAGACTGATATCTTAGCCAACCTAACTCTTGCCTTTAAAAAGAAAATTTTAAAAGACAAATTAATGGATTTAGGTCCAACAAGCAAGCTAATTAGCGAGATTGTAAAGTCAATGGAGACGGCCCTAAAGAGTGATGATGAGTTTGATAGAGAGCTTAAAAGACTTGAGTATCGTTTGCCTATGTTTAGTGACGAGCTTAAGAAAAACCACAAGGGAATTTTAAAGGATATTTTAAAGCTAAATAAAGAGGATATCATCGCTCGTGTGCCTGAAGCTACAATGGTTTCAACCTATGTTGAGATTAAAAAACTATTTCAAACAAAAGAGGCAAGCAAGAGCGGTTTTAACCTAGAACCAGCAAAACTTAAGGAAGTTTTAGAGCAAATCAAACGCGGTAAGAAAATTTCTGATGAAGCAAAAGCAAGAATGGCAAAATCAAATCTCCGCCTAGTCGTAAGCATAGCAAAACGCTACACAAACCGCGGTTTGCCGTTTTTAGATCTAATACAAGAGGGTAATATCGGACTTATGAAAGCGGTTGATAAATTTGAATACCGTAAGGGTTATAAATTCTCAACTTACGCGACGTGGTGGATACGTCAAGCCATTTCACGTGCGATTGCTGATCAGGCTAGAACGATTAGAATTCCAATCCATATGATTGAAACCATAAACCGCATAAATAAAATCAACCGCAAATATATGCAAGAAGAGGGTAAAGAGCCTGACGTAAGCGTTATTGCCGCTGAGGTTGGACTAAGCATAGATAAGGTAAAACAAGTCATAAAAATCACAAAAGAACCTATAAGCCTTGAAGCACCTATCGCAAACGAGGATGACGGAAAATTTGGCGATTTTGTAGAGGATAAAAGCTCACTAAGTCCAATGGATCACATTCTTAAAAACGACCTTAGAGAGCAGATAGACGATGTTTTAAGCCAACTAAACGAACGCGAAAAGGCGGTTATTTGTATGCGTTTTGGACTTCTTGAAGATGAGAGCGACCGCACACTTGAGGAGATCGGCAAGGCTTTAAATGTAACAAGAGAGCGTGTGCGTCAGATAGAAAGCTCAGCAATTAAAAAGTTAAAACACCCAAAAGTAGGCAGAAAGCTTAAAAACTACATTGAGGGCTAA